A window of Auraticoccus monumenti contains these coding sequences:
- a CDS encoding ABC transporter substrate-binding protein encodes MRARRAPATALALLATGALALSACQAGDLGSADGGGGTASTTITFLTGNEEVDMLIADGLIEGFTAQNPDIAVQVETRPGGGEGDNIVKTRLATGDMPEVFGYNSGSLFQAINPQQNLVPLTDEPFIDGLDPTFTEVVTAGEDVYGAPIGTFRSGGVLYNARIYEELGLEVPTSWDEFMANNAEIKAAGIDPVIQSYQETWTSQLFVLGDFHNVAAESPSFAEDYTANRAKYSEEPAVRGFQHMQEVYEADYLNSDFASTSFAQGLQKLAEGEGVHYPMLTDAVSNIAAAQPDRIDDVGFFALPGDDPAKYGATVWAPNAVYIPTTTEGAELEAAKAFVAFVASEEGCRAQAEAAAPGGPFAVTACELPTDVPRAVQDLIPFFDEGNVTPALEFASPVKGPALEQITVEVGSGIRSAEDGAVLYDEDVQKQAEQLGLPGW; translated from the coding sequence ATGCGTGCACGACGAGCCCCCGCCACGGCCCTGGCGCTGCTGGCGACCGGGGCCCTGGCCCTCAGCGCCTGCCAGGCCGGCGACCTGGGTTCCGCGGACGGAGGTGGCGGGACGGCCAGCACCACCATCACGTTCCTGACCGGGAACGAGGAGGTGGACATGCTCATCGCGGACGGCCTGATCGAGGGGTTCACCGCCCAGAACCCCGACATCGCCGTCCAGGTCGAGACCCGCCCCGGTGGCGGCGAGGGCGACAACATCGTCAAGACCCGACTGGCCACCGGCGACATGCCGGAGGTCTTCGGCTACAACTCCGGCTCCCTGTTCCAGGCCATCAACCCCCAGCAGAACCTGGTCCCGCTGACCGACGAGCCCTTCATCGACGGGCTCGACCCGACCTTCACCGAGGTCGTGACCGCCGGCGAGGACGTCTACGGGGCCCCGATCGGGACGTTCCGCTCCGGTGGGGTGCTCTACAACGCCAGGATCTACGAGGAGCTCGGGCTCGAGGTGCCGACGTCCTGGGACGAGTTCATGGCCAACAACGCCGAGATCAAGGCCGCGGGGATCGACCCGGTGATCCAGTCCTACCAGGAGACCTGGACCTCCCAGCTGTTCGTGCTGGGCGACTTCCACAACGTGGCCGCGGAGTCCCCGAGCTTCGCCGAGGACTACACCGCCAACCGCGCCAAGTACTCCGAGGAGCCGGCGGTGCGGGGGTTCCAGCACATGCAGGAGGTGTACGAGGCGGACTACCTGAACAGCGACTTCGCCTCCACCAGCTTCGCCCAGGGCCTGCAGAAGCTCGCCGAGGGCGAGGGCGTGCACTACCCGATGCTGACCGACGCGGTCTCCAACATCGCCGCCGCCCAGCCCGACCGGATCGACGACGTCGGCTTCTTCGCCCTCCCCGGGGACGACCCGGCCAAGTACGGGGCCACCGTCTGGGCTCCCAACGCGGTCTACATCCCCACCACGACCGAGGGGGCGGAGCTGGAGGCCGCCAAGGCGTTCGTCGCCTTCGTCGCCAGCGAGGAGGGCTGCCGGGCCCAGGCCGAGGCCGCCGCCCCCGGTGGTCCGTTCGCGGTGACGGCCTGCGAGCTGCCCACCGACGTCCCGCGGGCCGTCCAGGACCTGATCCCCTTCTTCGACGAGGGCAACGTCACCCCGGCCCTGGAGTTCGCCTCACCGGTGAAGGGCCCGGCCCTGGAGCAGATCACCGTCGAGGTGGGCTCGGGGATCCGCTCGGCCGAGGACGGCGCCGTGCTCTACGACGAGGACGTCCAGAAGCAGGCCGAGCAGCTGGGGCTGCCGGGCTGGTGA
- a CDS encoding family 78 glycoside hydrolase catalytic domain — MPVSVAPTDLRVEHHPVHPDRPLLGLGTPRPRLSWIVPEAPEGWAQQRYEVELDRGGATSRAVVDSEERVLVPWPSTPLVSREAVTLRVRVEGGSGWSGWSEPVQVEAGLLSPEDWQATFVSPVGLGERGTPAPVLRGTVDVEGEVVRARLHVTAHGLLQAELNGTPVGDEVLAPGWTSYDHRLRYRTHDVTAAVRGGANDLTVALGNGWYRGRLGSAGEHSFWGDRLALLAQLEITTADGTTTVLPTHEHWRAGSSGILADDLYDGQRTDLAAPAPVFDAPVETVPGDLGRLVAADGPPVRVVDRLPAVSVTTSPGGATLVDFGQNVVGWVRLRVRDGRPGQEVVLRHAEVLEHGELGVRPLRSAQQTDTWLLSGGEEVCEPTFTFHGFRYVEVSGVESLRAEDLEAVVISSDLPRTGWFSSSSELLDRLHENVVWGQRGNFVDVRTDCPQRDERLGWTGDIQVFAPTATFLFGCGGFLTSWLADLEAEQGEDGSVPFVVPDVLRDRPRSAAAWGDAAAIVPWVLYQRLGDVGILERQLPSMRAWVDHEVELADDDLVWRRGFQFGDWLDPTAPPDDPAAAQVDADLVATAHLVRSAEIVGLAAAVVGQQDLAARYDDLAARARRAFADEYVTRNGRVMSDSPTGYALALEWALLPEPEQRTAAGRRLADLVRSSGFRISTGFVGTPLMTDALTSVGELDVAYRLLLQTGCPSWLYPVTMGATTVWERWDSMLPDGTINPGQMTSFNHYALGAVADWMHRTVAGLAPDAPGYRRIRIAPRPYAALTSASARHRTPYGTAEVSWRREGGRLRVSATVPVGSTAVVDLPGEAGGTEVGHGRHEWDVADPVAAAATPRTVRELVDDTRRWEEVIALTRTVGVDEPMVATRLAPFLDEPVTAVPDLLATSLRHHGGPRIRADLERLLAA; from the coding sequence ATGCCCGTCTCCGTGGCACCCACCGACCTGCGCGTCGAGCACCACCCCGTCCACCCCGACCGCCCGTTGCTCGGCCTCGGCACCCCCCGTCCACGGCTGTCCTGGATCGTGCCGGAAGCCCCCGAGGGCTGGGCCCAGCAGCGCTACGAGGTCGAGCTGGACCGCGGCGGCGCGACGTCGCGTGCCGTGGTCGACTCCGAGGAGCGGGTGCTGGTGCCCTGGCCCTCCACCCCGCTCGTCTCCCGCGAGGCGGTGACGCTCCGGGTCCGGGTCGAGGGTGGCTCGGGGTGGAGCGGCTGGAGCGAGCCGGTGCAGGTCGAGGCGGGGCTGCTGTCCCCGGAGGACTGGCAGGCCACCTTCGTCAGCCCGGTCGGGCTCGGGGAGCGGGGGACGCCGGCCCCGGTGCTCCGCGGCACGGTGGACGTCGAGGGCGAGGTGGTCCGGGCCCGGCTGCACGTGACCGCGCACGGTCTGCTGCAGGCCGAGCTGAACGGGACCCCGGTCGGGGACGAGGTGCTCGCCCCCGGCTGGACCAGCTACGACCACCGGCTGCGGTACCGCACCCACGACGTGACGGCGGCCGTGCGCGGCGGGGCCAACGACCTCACCGTCGCCCTGGGCAACGGCTGGTACCGCGGACGTCTCGGCTCGGCCGGCGAGCACTCCTTCTGGGGGGACCGGCTGGCCCTGCTGGCCCAGCTGGAGATCACCACCGCCGACGGCACCACCACGGTGCTGCCCACCCACGAGCACTGGCGTGCCGGGAGCTCCGGCATCCTGGCCGACGACCTCTACGACGGCCAGCGCACCGACCTGGCGGCGCCCGCCCCGGTCTTCGACGCCCCGGTCGAGACGGTGCCCGGGGACCTCGGCCGGCTGGTCGCCGCCGACGGACCGCCGGTGCGGGTGGTGGACCGGCTGCCGGCCGTCTCGGTCACCACCTCCCCCGGCGGGGCCACGCTGGTCGACTTCGGCCAGAACGTCGTGGGCTGGGTGCGGCTACGGGTGCGGGACGGACGTCCCGGCCAGGAGGTGGTGCTGCGGCACGCCGAGGTGCTGGAGCACGGCGAGCTGGGGGTGCGGCCGCTGCGCTCGGCCCAGCAGACCGACACCTGGCTGCTCTCCGGCGGGGAGGAGGTGTGCGAGCCCACCTTCACCTTCCACGGGTTCCGCTACGTCGAGGTGAGCGGGGTCGAGTCGCTCCGCGCCGAGGACCTGGAGGCCGTCGTGATCAGCTCCGACCTCCCCCGGACCGGATGGTTCTCCTCCTCCTCCGAGCTGCTGGACCGGCTGCACGAGAACGTGGTCTGGGGTCAGCGGGGCAACTTCGTCGACGTCCGCACCGACTGCCCGCAGCGCGACGAGCGGCTCGGGTGGACCGGGGACATCCAGGTCTTCGCCCCGACCGCCACCTTCCTCTTCGGCTGCGGCGGCTTCCTCACCTCGTGGCTGGCCGACCTGGAGGCCGAGCAGGGTGAGGACGGCTCGGTCCCCTTCGTGGTGCCCGACGTGCTGCGGGACCGGCCCCGCTCGGCCGCGGCCTGGGGCGACGCCGCCGCCATCGTCCCCTGGGTGCTCTACCAGCGGCTGGGTGACGTCGGGATCCTGGAGCGGCAGCTGCCCAGCATGCGCGCCTGGGTCGACCACGAGGTCGAGCTCGCCGACGACGACCTGGTCTGGCGCCGGGGGTTCCAGTTCGGCGACTGGCTGGACCCCACGGCCCCGCCGGACGACCCCGCCGCCGCCCAGGTCGACGCCGACCTGGTGGCCACCGCGCACCTGGTCCGCTCCGCCGAGATCGTGGGTCTGGCGGCCGCGGTGGTGGGCCAGCAGGACCTCGCCGCCCGGTACGACGACCTGGCCGCCCGGGCCCGCCGCGCCTTCGCCGACGAGTACGTGACCCGGAACGGGAGGGTGATGAGCGACTCCCCCACCGGCTACGCCCTCGCGCTGGAGTGGGCCCTGCTGCCCGAGCCGGAGCAGCGCACCGCCGCCGGACGCCGGCTGGCCGACCTGGTGCGCTCGTCGGGCTTCCGGATCTCCACCGGTTTCGTCGGCACCCCGCTGATGACCGACGCGCTGACCTCGGTGGGCGAGCTGGACGTCGCCTACCGGCTGCTGCTCCAGACCGGGTGCCCCTCCTGGCTCTACCCGGTGACCATGGGCGCCACGACCGTCTGGGAGCGCTGGGACTCGATGCTGCCCGACGGCACCATCAACCCCGGCCAGATGACCTCGTTCAACCACTACGCCCTCGGCGCGGTCGCGGACTGGATGCACCGCACCGTCGCCGGCCTCGCCCCCGACGCCCCGGGCTACCGGCGGATCCGGATCGCGCCCCGCCCGTACGCGGCGCTCACCAGCGCCTCGGCCCGTCACCGCACGCCCTACGGCACCGCGGAGGTCTCCTGGCGGCGCGAGGGCGGCCGGCTGCGGGTCAGCGCCACCGTGCCGGTCGGCAGCACCGCGGTCGTCGACCTGCCCGGGGAGGCGGGAGGCACCGAGGTCGGCCACGGCCGTCACGAGTGGGACGTCGCCGACCCCGTCGCCGCGGCCGCCACACCGCGGACCGTCCGGGAGCTGGTCGACGACACCCGTCGCTGGGAGGAGGTCATCGCCCTGACGCGGACGGTCGGGGTCGACGAGCCGATGGTGGCCACCAGGCTGGCGCCCTTCCTCGACGAGCCGGTCACGGCCGTCCCCGACCTGCTGGCCACGTCCCTGCGCCACCACGGCGGCCCTCGGATCCGGGCCGACCTCGAGCGGCTGCTGGCTGCCTGA
- a CDS encoding cysteine desulfurase family protein: MVTYLDEAATSAVRREVLEAMWPWLTRDFGNPASHHEVGATARRGLDDARARIARALGARPGEIVLTSGGTEADNLAVKGIALADPRDRHVLVSAVEHPAVLESAAWLGRLGFEVEELPVDADGTVQPEVLAAALRPGTTLVSVQLANNEVGTVQPVAELAALCAEHRVPFHTDAVQAAPWARLDVTALGVQALTVSGHKLGTPKGVGALWVQRRLRLEPLVHGGGQQRGLRSGTEDVAAAVGLARALELVDPDAAAATATRRDAFVDRVLASVPGARLTGHPTRRLPGHASFVLPGTSGESVLVDLDARGVVCSSGSACAAGSSEPSHVLTAMGLDADTAQTAVRFTFGPGTTDAELAAAADTLAEVVVPRS, translated from the coding sequence GTGGTGACCTACCTCGACGAGGCGGCGACGTCCGCGGTCCGCCGCGAGGTGTTGGAGGCCATGTGGCCCTGGCTGACCCGCGACTTCGGCAACCCGGCGAGCCACCACGAGGTCGGCGCGACCGCCCGTCGCGGCCTGGACGACGCCCGGGCCCGGATCGCCCGCGCGCTGGGTGCCCGTCCCGGTGAGATCGTGCTGACCTCCGGCGGCACCGAGGCCGACAACCTGGCGGTCAAGGGCATCGCCCTGGCCGACCCCCGGGACCGGCACGTGCTGGTCTCGGCGGTCGAGCACCCGGCCGTGCTGGAGTCCGCGGCCTGGCTGGGCCGGCTCGGGTTCGAGGTCGAGGAGCTCCCGGTGGACGCCGACGGCACCGTGCAGCCGGAGGTCCTGGCCGCCGCGCTGCGCCCCGGCACCACCCTGGTCAGCGTCCAGCTGGCCAACAACGAGGTGGGTACGGTGCAGCCGGTGGCCGAGCTGGCCGCGCTCTGCGCCGAGCACCGCGTGCCCTTCCACACCGACGCCGTGCAGGCCGCGCCGTGGGCCCGCCTCGACGTCACAGCCCTGGGCGTGCAGGCGCTGACCGTCTCCGGTCACAAGCTGGGGACACCGAAGGGGGTCGGGGCGCTGTGGGTGCAGCGCCGCCTCCGGCTGGAGCCGCTGGTGCACGGCGGGGGTCAGCAGCGCGGCCTGCGGTCCGGCACCGAGGACGTCGCCGCCGCGGTCGGGCTGGCCCGGGCGCTGGAGCTCGTCGACCCCGACGCGGCCGCCGCCACCGCCACCCGGCGCGACGCGTTCGTGGACCGGGTGCTGGCCTCGGTCCCCGGGGCCCGGCTCACCGGTCACCCGACCCGACGCCTCCCCGGGCACGCCTCCTTCGTGCTGCCCGGGACCTCTGGTGAGTCGGTGCTGGTCGACCTGGACGCCCGCGGCGTGGTCTGCTCCTCCGGCTCGGCCTGCGCCGCCGGCAGCAGCGAGCCCTCGCACGTACTGACCGCGATGGGTCTGGACGCCGACACCGCCCAGACCGCCGTCCGCTTCACCTTCGGTCCCGGCACCACCGACGCCGAGCTGGCCGCCGCCGCCGACACCCTCGCCGAGGTCGTGGTCCCGAGGAGCTGA
- the nadC gene encoding carboxylating nicotinate-nucleotide diphosphorylase, with protein MMLDRTAVEAVVRMALAEDAPYGDVTSETLVPAATLADAVLVAREPGVMAGGAVFSCALTLLDERVEVEVLVADGSRFAAGEVLARVQGPARSVLRGERVGLNLVQRMSGIATLTARYVEAVAGTGARVVDTRKTTPGLRALERHAVRAGGGHNHRSTLSDAVMAKDNHLAVVEDITAALRSARERLPHTMHIEVEVDSLDQLDAVLAAEPDTVMLDNFTLEDLRTGVERVAGRALVEASGGITLDTVAEVAATGVDIISVGALTHSVRALDLGLDVVVGR; from the coding sequence ATGATGCTCGACCGGACGGCCGTCGAGGCCGTGGTGCGGATGGCCCTGGCCGAGGACGCCCCCTACGGCGACGTGACCAGCGAGACCCTGGTGCCGGCCGCCACCCTGGCCGACGCCGTCCTGGTGGCCCGGGAACCCGGGGTGATGGCCGGGGGCGCGGTGTTCTCCTGCGCCCTGACCCTGCTGGACGAGCGGGTCGAGGTGGAGGTGCTGGTCGCCGACGGCAGTCGCTTCGCCGCCGGGGAGGTGCTGGCCCGCGTGCAGGGGCCGGCCCGCTCGGTGCTGCGCGGGGAGCGGGTCGGGCTCAACCTCGTCCAGCGGATGAGCGGCATCGCCACCCTGACCGCCCGCTACGTCGAGGCCGTCGCCGGCACCGGGGCCCGGGTGGTCGACACCCGCAAGACCACGCCGGGGCTGCGGGCGCTGGAGCGGCACGCGGTGCGCGCCGGGGGCGGGCACAACCACCGCTCCACCCTGTCCGACGCGGTGATGGCCAAGGACAACCACCTGGCCGTGGTCGAGGACATCACCGCCGCCCTGCGCTCGGCCCGGGAGCGGCTGCCGCACACCATGCACATCGAGGTCGAGGTGGACTCCCTGGACCAGCTCGACGCCGTGCTGGCCGCCGAGCCCGACACCGTGATGCTGGACAACTTCACCCTCGAGGACCTCCGCACCGGGGTGGAGCGGGTGGCTGGACGGGCCCTGGTCGAGGCCAGCGGCGGGATCACCCTGGACACCGTGGCCGAGGTGGCGGCCACCGGGGTCGACATCATCTCCGTCGGTGCGCTGACCCACAGCGTCCGGGCGCTGGACCTGGGGCTCGACGTGGTGGTCGGCCGGTGA
- a CDS encoding L-aspartate oxidase, whose translation MSAVDRRPHLVVVGSGVAGLTAALEAATSHRVTLLTKADLDQSNTRYAQGGIAVVHTAEDSVAAHVRDTLVAGAGLSDVGAVEVLCGEGPDAVLAMLGRGVGFDRLGSAGHFTGAAASGPGDGAERGTEGTAAPAALRPGDGAVHDPWAGLAHGLEAAHSAARILHAGGDATGAAIVSALLARLTASPVVVRARTTVGDLLVEDGVVVGVRLLDGEELRADAVLLATGGAGQLYPFTTNPAVATADGVALALRAGAVVSDLEMYQFHPTSLDAPGSFLVSEAVRGEGAVLRDADGYRFMTDVHPDAELAPRDVVARGIATQMARHPGRPVVLDATALGSAFLARRFPTIDAACRRLGFDWGREPIPVTPAAHYAMGGVRTDGWGRTSLPGLLAVGEVACTGLHGANRLASNSLLEGAVFATRAVRGLRDGAPAEPWDAGWAEPAPFTVTERPDAVLPTRADLQQLLWRSAGLVRDRAGLEEAADVLAGWRSPEATDAKSAEDANLVLVGRALVAAATARTESRGSHHRRDFPSPDSTQAVHRSLVLDEAPAGRGGHPARRRPASEPTVGLADRFRPAPVARSPR comes from the coding sequence GTGAGCGCCGTGGACCGGCGTCCCCACCTGGTCGTGGTGGGGAGCGGCGTGGCCGGGCTGACCGCCGCGCTCGAGGCCGCGACCAGCCACCGGGTGACCCTCCTGACCAAGGCCGACCTCGACCAGAGCAACACCCGCTACGCCCAGGGCGGCATCGCGGTGGTGCACACGGCCGAGGACTCGGTCGCCGCCCACGTCCGGGACACCCTGGTGGCCGGGGCCGGGCTGAGCGACGTCGGGGCCGTCGAGGTGCTGTGCGGGGAGGGTCCGGACGCCGTGCTGGCCATGCTCGGGCGCGGCGTCGGCTTCGACCGGCTCGGCTCGGCCGGCCACTTCACCGGTGCCGCGGCCTCCGGGCCGGGCGACGGCGCCGAGCGCGGGACGGAGGGCACCGCTGCTCCCGCGGCGCTCCGACCGGGCGACGGGGCGGTGCACGACCCCTGGGCCGGTCTGGCGCACGGGCTCGAGGCGGCCCACTCGGCGGCGCGGATCCTGCACGCCGGCGGCGACGCCACCGGCGCGGCCATCGTCTCCGCCCTGCTGGCCCGGCTGACGGCGTCACCGGTGGTCGTGCGCGCCCGCACCACGGTGGGCGACCTGCTGGTCGAGGACGGCGTCGTGGTCGGCGTCCGGCTGCTCGACGGCGAGGAGCTGCGAGCGGACGCCGTGCTGCTGGCCACCGGTGGCGCCGGGCAGCTCTACCCCTTCACGACCAACCCCGCGGTGGCCACCGCGGACGGCGTCGCCCTGGCGCTGCGGGCCGGGGCGGTGGTCTCGGACCTGGAGATGTACCAGTTCCACCCCACCTCCCTCGACGCCCCCGGCAGCTTCCTGGTCTCGGAGGCGGTGCGCGGCGAGGGGGCGGTGCTGCGCGACGCCGACGGGTACCGGTTCATGACCGACGTCCACCCCGACGCCGAGCTCGCCCCGCGTGACGTGGTGGCCCGTGGCATCGCCACCCAGATGGCCCGCCACCCCGGACGTCCGGTGGTGCTCGACGCGACGGCGCTGGGTTCGGCGTTCCTGGCCCGACGGTTCCCGACCATCGACGCCGCCTGCCGCCGACTGGGGTTCGACTGGGGTCGCGAGCCGATCCCGGTGACCCCGGCCGCGCACTACGCCATGGGCGGGGTCCGCACCGACGGGTGGGGGCGCACGTCGCTGCCGGGGCTGCTGGCCGTCGGGGAGGTGGCCTGCACCGGGCTGCACGGAGCGAACCGGCTGGCCTCGAACTCCCTGCTGGAGGGGGCGGTTTTCGCCACCCGGGCCGTCCGCGGTCTCCGCGACGGCGCCCCGGCTGAGCCCTGGGACGCGGGCTGGGCCGAGCCCGCCCCGTTCACCGTGACCGAGCGACCCGACGCCGTCCTCCCCACCCGGGCCGACCTGCAGCAGCTGCTCTGGCGCTCCGCCGGGCTGGTGCGCGACCGGGCTGGGCTGGAGGAGGCGGCCGACGTGCTGGCCGGCTGGCGCAGCCCGGAGGCCACCGACGCCAAGAGCGCCGAGGACGCCAACCTGGTGCTGGTCGGACGCGCCCTGGTCGCCGCCGCCACGGCCCGCACCGAGTCCCGCGGCAGCCACCACCGCCGCGACTTCCCCAGCCCCGACTCGACCCAGGCCGTGCACCGCAGCCTGGTGCTGGACGAGGCACCGGCCGGCAGAGGCGGTCACCCAGCCCGACGGCGTCCCGCCTCGGAGCCGACCGTCGGGCTGGCGGACCGGTTCCGCCCGGCACCGGTCGCGAGGAGCCCCCGATGA
- the nadA gene encoding quinolinate synthase NadA, which yields MTSVQTVIAADPEASCDADLAAGPWVFDLTPGYGPGASERDTLPEPVVRPDQLPAAYQRMDEAELHARIRAAKETLGDRLVVLGHFYQRDEVVQHADFVGDSFQLANAALTRPDAEAIVFCGVHFMAETADILSGPDQHVVLPNLAAGCSMADMADEESVEAAWEELTDLLGTEPDADGRQPVVPVTYMNSSAALKAFCGRHGGIVCTSSNAATVLEWAFERGQRVLFFPDQHLGRNTAKAMGIGLDRMPMWDPARFLGGNSEQALQDAAVILWHGFCSVHRRFSVAQIERARREHPGVKVVVHPECPMPVVDAADAAGSTDFIQKFVAASSPGDVIAIGTEVNLVNRLAAEHPDRTIFCLDPVICPCSTMYRIHPGYLAWVLDGLVAGEVRNEIVVDAGVAAEARVALERMLAALPR from the coding sequence ATGACCTCCGTCCAGACCGTGATCGCCGCCGACCCGGAGGCCAGCTGCGACGCCGACCTCGCTGCCGGCCCCTGGGTCTTCGACCTCACCCCGGGCTACGGCCCCGGCGCCTCCGAGCGCGACACCCTCCCCGAGCCGGTGGTGCGCCCCGACCAGCTGCCCGCTGCCTACCAGCGGATGGACGAGGCCGAGCTGCACGCCCGGATCCGCGCGGCCAAGGAGACCCTCGGCGACCGGCTGGTGGTGCTCGGGCACTTCTACCAGCGCGACGAGGTCGTCCAGCACGCCGACTTCGTGGGCGACTCGTTCCAGCTGGCCAACGCGGCACTGACCCGCCCGGACGCGGAGGCCATCGTCTTCTGCGGGGTGCACTTCATGGCCGAGACCGCCGACATCCTGTCCGGGCCGGACCAGCACGTGGTGCTGCCCAACCTGGCCGCCGGCTGCTCGATGGCCGACATGGCCGACGAGGAGTCGGTCGAGGCGGCCTGGGAGGAGCTCACCGACCTGCTCGGCACCGAGCCCGACGCCGACGGCCGCCAGCCGGTGGTGCCGGTGACCTACATGAACTCCTCCGCCGCCCTCAAGGCGTTCTGCGGGCGGCACGGCGGGATCGTCTGCACCTCCTCCAACGCCGCCACCGTGCTGGAGTGGGCCTTCGAGCGCGGGCAGCGGGTGCTGTTCTTCCCCGACCAGCACCTGGGTCGCAACACCGCCAAGGCGATGGGGATCGGGCTGGACCGGATGCCGATGTGGGACCCGGCCCGGTTCCTCGGCGGGAACAGCGAGCAGGCTCTGCAGGACGCCGCGGTGATCCTGTGGCACGGCTTTTGCTCGGTGCACCGCCGCTTCAGCGTGGCCCAGATCGAGCGTGCCCGACGCGAGCACCCGGGCGTCAAGGTGGTCGTGCACCCGGAGTGCCCGATGCCGGTGGTCGACGCCGCGGACGCCGCCGGCTCCACCGACTTCATCCAGAAGTTCGTCGCCGCCAGCTCACCGGGGGACGTGATCGCCATCGGCACCGAGGTCAACCTGGTGAACCGGCTGGCCGCCGAGCACCCGGACCGGACCATCTTCTGCCTGGACCCGGTGATCTGCCCCTGCTCGACCATGTACCGCATCCACCCGGGCTACCTGGCCTGGGTGCTGGACGGCCTGGTGGCCGGCGAGGTCCGCAACGAGATCGTGGTCGACGCCGGCGTCGCCGCCGAGGCCCGGGTGGCGCTGGAGCGCATGCTCGCGGCGCTGCCCCGGTGA
- a CDS encoding NUDIX hydrolase — MSEQRVVLAVSTVIFALRPHPTTGRPTLWLPLVRRIREPYRGQWALPGGPLQPEDDLATSARRTLERTTGLDPHYLEQLYAFGAVDRSACGDGPGSSERVVSVVYWAIIRPDEAARAVDGDNVEWRVADDVVGRPDGDQPEPLAFDHGTVLRYALARLRAKIGYSPIAYAFLTDEFTLAALREVHEAVLQRPLDPANFRRQVLASQAVAPTGRHLTGTSHRPPALYRRVVAIPSADPSRVTAPADPTSPTEPDTEECA; from the coding sequence GTGTCGGAGCAGCGGGTGGTGCTGGCGGTCTCGACCGTCATCTTCGCGCTGCGCCCGCACCCCACCACCGGACGCCCGACGCTGTGGCTGCCGCTGGTGCGGCGGATCCGCGAGCCCTACCGCGGTCAGTGGGCGCTGCCGGGCGGACCGCTGCAGCCGGAGGACGACCTGGCCACCTCCGCCCGCCGGACGCTGGAGCGCACCACCGGCCTGGACCCGCACTACCTCGAGCAGCTCTACGCCTTCGGCGCCGTCGACCGCTCGGCCTGCGGGGACGGCCCGGGCTCGTCGGAGCGGGTGGTCTCGGTCGTCTACTGGGCGATCATCCGCCCGGACGAGGCGGCCCGCGCGGTCGACGGCGACAACGTGGAGTGGCGGGTGGCCGACGACGTGGTCGGACGCCCCGACGGCGACCAGCCGGAACCGCTGGCCTTCGACCACGGCACGGTGCTGCGCTACGCCCTCGCCCGGCTGCGGGCCAAGATCGGGTACTCCCCGATCGCCTACGCCTTCCTCACCGACGAGTTCACCCTGGCCGCGCTGCGCGAGGTGCACGAGGCCGTGCTCCAGCGCCCGCTCGACCCGGCGAACTTCCGGCGCCAGGTGCTGGCCAGCCAGGCCGTCGCCCCCACCGGCCGGCACCTCACCGGCACCAGCCACCGGCCCCCCGCGCTGTACCGGCGCGTCGTGGCCATCCCCTCGGCCGACCCCTCCCGGGTCACCGCACCGGCCGATCCGACCAGCCCCACCGAGCCCGACACCGAGGAGTGCGCATGA
- a CDS encoding DinB/UmuC family translesion DNA polymerase has protein sequence MSWRCCCAPPRAPQLVRRARLPEPTAQQAVLRSVVAELLERSEVPPLEALAVTLSDLVPADREQQATLF, from the coding sequence GTGTCGTGGCGGTGCTGCTGCGCCCCGCCGAGGGCCCCCCAGCTGGTCCGCCGGGCCCGGCTGCCCGAGCCGACCGCGCAGCAGGCGGTGCTGCGGTCGGTGGTGGCCGAGCTGCTCGAGCGCTCCGAGGTCCCCCCGCTGGAGGCCCTGGCGGTCACCCTGTCCGATCTCGTCCCGGCCGACCGCGAGCAGCAGGCCACCCTGTTCTGA
- a CDS encoding PPOX class F420-dependent oxidoreductase, with amino-acid sequence MSELDPRLLALFDAQRRSVLVTLRRDGRPQLSNVMHHWDAATSTATISVTADRAKTRNASRDPRVSLHVTTEDFWSYAVLDGRAVLGPVATDPGDEAVAGLVEYYRRVAGEHPDWDEFRRAQVAERRQLLSVTAEHVYGSAH; translated from the coding sequence ATGAGCGAACTCGACCCCCGGCTGCTGGCCCTCTTCGACGCGCAGCGTCGCTCGGTGCTCGTCACCCTGCGACGCGACGGCCGACCGCAGCTGTCGAACGTGATGCACCACTGGGACGCCGCGACCTCCACCGCCACCATCTCGGTCACCGCCGACCGGGCCAAGACCCGCAACGCCTCCCGCGACCCCCGGGTCTCCCTGCACGTGACCACCGAGGACTTCTGGAGCTACGCCGTCCTGGACGGGCGGGCCGTGCTGGGTCCGGTGGCCACCGACCCCGGGGACGAGGCGGTGGCCGGTCTGGTGGAGTACTACCGCCGCGTGGCCGGGGAGCACCCCGACTGGGACGAGTTCCGCCGGGCCCAGGTGGCCGAGCGGCGCCAGCTCCTGAGCGTGACCGCCGAGCACGTGTACGGCTCCGCCCACTGA